In a single window of the Notamacropus eugenii isolate mMacEug1 chromosome 4, mMacEug1.pri_v2, whole genome shotgun sequence genome:
- the LOC140499837 gene encoding hippocampus abundant transcript 1 protein-like isoform X1 — protein MRGVYDRRRGKEGWGGGEKNLCPAVFWEDSSHLKPPGDPAISSSHPSINICRARHDGNCSLFLVSLTPHPHHISAPPPVAEQSTPGIGMVEGGIEAGAQAAGSCRRSGGGVDAHAAAAGGSGSLRRRRSRPPARPPRELRRRCLRLCRLRRLSPPLTGPAASGRGASERAGGARAGPGAGRGPPRAPGLQDEGAEPEPGAPGPGGGTMTGEKKKKKRLNRSVLLAKKIITKDGGARQGIGEPSVYHAVVVIFLEFFAWGLLTTPMLTVLHQTFPQHTFLMNGLIHGVKGLLSFLSAPLIGALSDVWGRKSFLLLTVFFTCAPIPLMKISPWWYFAVISMSGVFAVTFSVIFAYVADITQEHERSTAYGLVSATFAASLVTSPAIGAYLSRAYGDTLVVVLASGVALLDIGFILLAVPESLPEEMRPASWGAPISWEQADPFASLRKVGQDSTVLLICITVFLSYLPEAGQYSSFFLYLRQVISFSSETVAAFIGVVGILSILAQTVVLGILMRSIGNKNTILLGLGFQILQLAWYGFGSQPWMMWAAGAVAAMSSITFPAISAMVSRNADPDQQGVVQGMITGIRGLCNGLGPALYGFVFYLFHVELNEMVAVESLEKATKPNMANPSDERSIIPGPPFLFGACSVLLSLLVALFIPEHNHLTLRSGSHKKHSNGAQSHTHSPQAGGLDGKEPLLVDSSV, from the exons ATGAGAGGGGTGTATGAccgaaggagaggaaaagaggggtgggggggaggagagaaaaatctgtGCCCCGCTGTCTTCTGGGAAGACAGCTCCCATCTAAAGCCACCTGGGGACCCTGCGATCTCCTCTTCCCATCCCTCCATAAACATTTGTCGCGCACGGCATGATGGGAATTGTAGTCTTTTCTTAGTCTCCCTCACGCCACACCCCCATCACATCAGTGCCCCGCCTCCCGTGGCGGAGCAGAGCACGCCGGGAATTGGAATGGTTGAGGGCGGGATAGAGGCAGGCGCGCAGGCTGCTGGGAGTTGTAGGCGGAGCGGGGGCGGTGTGGATGCGCACGCAGCCGCGGCAGGCGGAAGTGGGTCGCTAAGGAGGCGGAGAAgccgcccgcccgcccgcccgccccGGGAGCTCCGCCGCCGCTGCCTCCGCCTCTGCCGCCTCCGCCGCCTCTCACCACCTCTGACAGGTCCCGCGGCCTCTGGGCGGGGAGCGAGCGAGCGGGCGGGCGGGGCCCGGGCCGGGCCGGGAGCGGGGAGAGGGCCGCCCCGCGCCCCGGGGCTGCAGGATGAAGGGGCCGAGCCCGAGCCTGGGGCGCCGGGCCCAGGAGGCGGCACCATGAccggggagaagaagaaaaagaagcggCTCAACCGCAGCGTGCTGCTGGCCAAGAAGATCATCACCAAGGACGGAGGCGCC AGACAGGGGATTGGTGAGCCTAGTGTGTACCATGCTGTGGTGGTGATCTTCCTTGAGTTCTTTGCCTGGGGCCTGCTCACAACCCCCATGTTAACG GTGTTGCACCAGACATTCCCACAGCACACCTTCCTGATGAATGGCCTGATCCACGGAGTCAAG GGTCTGCTGTCTTTCCTCAGTGCCCCTCTCATTGGTGCCCTCTCAGACGTCTGGGGCAGAAAGTCATTCCTCCTCTTGACGGTGTTCTTTACCTGTGCACCCATTCCCCTGATGAAGATCAGCCCATG GTGGTACTTTGCAGTCATTTCCATGTCAGGGGTCTTCGCAGTCACCTTCTCTGTCATCTTTGCCTACGTGGCTGACATCACCCAGGAGCACGAGCGGAGTACAGCATACGGCCTG GTCTCCGCTACCTTCGCTGCCAGTCTGGTGACGAGCCCTGCCATTGGTGCCTATCTGTCCCGCGCCTATGGTGACACGTTGGTGGTGGTGCTGGCCTCTGGAGTGGCTCTGCTGGACATTGGCTTCATCTTATTGGCTGTGCCTGAGTCCCTGCCTGAGGAGATGCGGCCTGCGTCTTGGGGAGCTCCCATCTCCTGGGAACAGGCTGACCCCTTTGCT TCTCTTCGGAAAGTGGGCCAGGACTCCACCGTGCTTCTCATCTGTATCACTGTCTTCCTCTCCTACCTGCCAGAAGCCGGCCAGTACTCCAGCTTCTTCCTCTACCTACGCCAG GTAATTAGCTTTTCCTCAGAAACAGTGGCCGCCTTCATTGGTGTGGTGGGGATTCTGTCCATCCTGGCTCAG ACAGTGGTGCTGGGCATCCTGATGCGCTCCATAGGGAACAAGAACACCATCCTGCTTGGCCTGGGGTTCCAGATCCTGCAGCTGGCCTGGTACGGCTTTGGCTCCCAGCCTTG gATGATGTGGGCCGCAGGTGCAGTGGCAGCCATGTCCAGCATCACTTTCCCCGCCATCAGCGCCATGGTATCCCGGAATGCAGACCCTGACCAGCAAG GTGTTGTTCAAGGGATGATCACTGGCATCCGGGGACTGTGCAACGGTCTGGGCCCGGCCCTGTATGGCTTCGTCTTCTATCTATTCCATGTGGAGCTGAATGAGATGGTGGCGGTAGAGAGCCTGGAGAAGGCCACTAAGCCCAACATGGCCAACCCTTCAGATGAG CGGAGCATCATCCCGGGCCCCCCTTTCCTCTTTGGAGCGTGCTCAGTCCTGCTGTCCCTCCTAGTGGCCTTGTTCATCCCTGAGCACAATCATCTCACACTGCGGTCCGGCAGCCACAAGAAACACAGCAATGGTGCCCAGAGCCACACGCACAGCCCCCAGGCGGGGGGCTTGGATGGGAAAGAGCCCCTACTGGTGGACAGCAGTGTATga
- the LOC140499837 gene encoding hippocampus abundant transcript 1 protein-like isoform X2, which translates to MKLFERQGIGEPSVYHAVVVIFLEFFAWGLLTTPMLTVLHQTFPQHTFLMNGLIHGVKGLLSFLSAPLIGALSDVWGRKSFLLLTVFFTCAPIPLMKISPWWYFAVISMSGVFAVTFSVIFAYVADITQEHERSTAYGLVSATFAASLVTSPAIGAYLSRAYGDTLVVVLASGVALLDIGFILLAVPESLPEEMRPASWGAPISWEQADPFASLRKVGQDSTVLLICITVFLSYLPEAGQYSSFFLYLRQVISFSSETVAAFIGVVGILSILAQTVVLGILMRSIGNKNTILLGLGFQILQLAWYGFGSQPWMMWAAGAVAAMSSITFPAISAMVSRNADPDQQGVVQGMITGIRGLCNGLGPALYGFVFYLFHVELNEMVAVESLEKATKPNMANPSDERSIIPGPPFLFGACSVLLSLLVALFIPEHNHLTLRSGSHKKHSNGAQSHTHSPQAGGLDGKEPLLVDSSV; encoded by the exons ATGAAGCTATTTGAG AGACAGGGGATTGGTGAGCCTAGTGTGTACCATGCTGTGGTGGTGATCTTCCTTGAGTTCTTTGCCTGGGGCCTGCTCACAACCCCCATGTTAACG GTGTTGCACCAGACATTCCCACAGCACACCTTCCTGATGAATGGCCTGATCCACGGAGTCAAG GGTCTGCTGTCTTTCCTCAGTGCCCCTCTCATTGGTGCCCTCTCAGACGTCTGGGGCAGAAAGTCATTCCTCCTCTTGACGGTGTTCTTTACCTGTGCACCCATTCCCCTGATGAAGATCAGCCCATG GTGGTACTTTGCAGTCATTTCCATGTCAGGGGTCTTCGCAGTCACCTTCTCTGTCATCTTTGCCTACGTGGCTGACATCACCCAGGAGCACGAGCGGAGTACAGCATACGGCCTG GTCTCCGCTACCTTCGCTGCCAGTCTGGTGACGAGCCCTGCCATTGGTGCCTATCTGTCCCGCGCCTATGGTGACACGTTGGTGGTGGTGCTGGCCTCTGGAGTGGCTCTGCTGGACATTGGCTTCATCTTATTGGCTGTGCCTGAGTCCCTGCCTGAGGAGATGCGGCCTGCGTCTTGGGGAGCTCCCATCTCCTGGGAACAGGCTGACCCCTTTGCT TCTCTTCGGAAAGTGGGCCAGGACTCCACCGTGCTTCTCATCTGTATCACTGTCTTCCTCTCCTACCTGCCAGAAGCCGGCCAGTACTCCAGCTTCTTCCTCTACCTACGCCAG GTAATTAGCTTTTCCTCAGAAACAGTGGCCGCCTTCATTGGTGTGGTGGGGATTCTGTCCATCCTGGCTCAG ACAGTGGTGCTGGGCATCCTGATGCGCTCCATAGGGAACAAGAACACCATCCTGCTTGGCCTGGGGTTCCAGATCCTGCAGCTGGCCTGGTACGGCTTTGGCTCCCAGCCTTG gATGATGTGGGCCGCAGGTGCAGTGGCAGCCATGTCCAGCATCACTTTCCCCGCCATCAGCGCCATGGTATCCCGGAATGCAGACCCTGACCAGCAAG GTGTTGTTCAAGGGATGATCACTGGCATCCGGGGACTGTGCAACGGTCTGGGCCCGGCCCTGTATGGCTTCGTCTTCTATCTATTCCATGTGGAGCTGAATGAGATGGTGGCGGTAGAGAGCCTGGAGAAGGCCACTAAGCCCAACATGGCCAACCCTTCAGATGAG CGGAGCATCATCCCGGGCCCCCCTTTCCTCTTTGGAGCGTGCTCAGTCCTGCTGTCCCTCCTAGTGGCCTTGTTCATCCCTGAGCACAATCATCTCACACTGCGGTCCGGCAGCCACAAGAAACACAGCAATGGTGCCCAGAGCCACACGCACAGCCCCCAGGCGGGGGGCTTGGATGGGAAAGAGCCCCTACTGGTGGACAGCAGTGTATga